Proteins from a genomic interval of Methanoplanus endosymbiosus:
- a CDS encoding response regulator yields the protein MNGSESSKQTLSILYVDDEPALLDAAKLYLEHTGNLSVTKCDNAADALKILSELKFDAIISDYQMPECDGITFLRRLRERRDNTPFIIFTGKGREEVVIDALNLWRHYSVGNIEF from the coding sequence ATGAACGGTTCAGAGTCCTCAAAACAGACGTTATCAATACTATATGTGGATGACGAACCAGCGCTCCTCGACGCAGCAAAGTTATACCTTGAACATACAGGCAATCTTTCAGTCACAAAATGTGACAATGCAGCTGACGCACTTAAAATATTATCAGAATTAAAATTTGACGCCATAATATCGGACTACCAGATGCCCGAATGCGACGGCATAACATTTCTCCGCCGTCTGAGAGAGAGAAGGGACAATACCCCGTTTATCATCTTCACAGGAAAAGGACGTGAGGAAGTAGTAATTGACGCTTTAAACCTATGGCGTCATTATTCGGTTGGAAATATTGAATTTTGA
- a CDS encoding universal stress protein — protein MYKKILLASDGSENAGRAAVEAAGLAKKLSSHVILTYIAGTPQQSKLVKANFDVHTILKEDAEEKIKDTISTLNKENIPYTLKVAIGDPADEIIRIAGNEEADLIIIGSRGLGTIKSVVLGSVSQKVTHNAKCPVMIIR, from the coding sequence ATGTATAAAAAAATACTCCTGGCATCAGACGGCTCAGAGAACGCAGGACGTGCAGCAGTAGAGGCTGCCGGACTTGCAAAAAAGCTATCATCCCATGTAATTCTCACATACATTGCCGGCACACCACAACAGTCAAAACTTGTAAAAGCAAACTTTGACGTACACACAATTCTGAAAGAAGATGCAGAAGAAAAGATAAAAGATACAATATCCACACTCAACAAGGAAAATATCCCATATACACTCAAGGTTGCAATAGGAGACCCTGCTGACGAAATAATCCGGATTGCCGGGAATGAAGAGGCAGACCTGATAATAATCGGCAGCCGCGGCCTTGGAACAATAAAAAGCGTTGTACTTGGAAGTGTAAGCCAGAAAGTCACCCACAATGCAAAATGCCCGGTCATGATAATCAGGTAA
- a CDS encoding SulP family inorganic anion transporter encodes MSFAHKIKGEWLSNVRGDFLAGITVALALIPEAIAFSIIAGVDPMVGLYASFCIAVVIAFAGGRPGMISAATGSMALVMVVLVRDFGVEYLFFATILTGIIQLCLGFFKVGQLISFIPYSAVLGFVNSLAILIFLSQIPFLIGVPPVVYAITAATIGIVVLLPKVTKAVPAPLVAIAVMAGITITAGIDVLTVGDLGNITQALPLFHLPAVPLNVETLLIVLPYSVTLVIVGLLESLLTASIVDEMTDTRSDKDREVKGQGISNVVAGVFGGMAGCAMIGQSVINVTSGGRGRLSSLTAGLFLIFLIIVLGDLVAQIPMAALVGVMIMVAVGTFEWSSLKDLFKMPKSDAFVMLVTIAIVVYTHDLAKGVLTGVVIAALAMVWKMSAISVSGSVRGDGVKVYSVRGQLFFATMSAFVDLFDYAGDPERIEIDFASSHIWDHSAVEAIVRVIDKYQQEGKSVYVTGLNPESQETLDKGFS; translated from the coding sequence GTGTCATTCGCGCATAAAATAAAAGGTGAATGGCTCTCAAATGTGAGAGGGGATTTCCTTGCCGGAATTACAGTAGCTCTGGCTCTGATTCCTGAAGCTATTGCATTTTCTATCATTGCAGGCGTTGATCCGATGGTGGGCCTTTATGCATCGTTCTGCATTGCTGTTGTGATTGCTTTTGCAGGCGGAAGGCCGGGTATGATCTCGGCTGCTACAGGTTCGATGGCCCTTGTGATGGTTGTTCTGGTGCGGGATTTCGGGGTTGAATATCTGTTTTTTGCAACTATTCTCACCGGAATTATACAGTTATGCCTCGGATTTTTTAAGGTCGGGCAGCTGATCTCGTTTATCCCATATTCTGCTGTTTTAGGGTTTGTAAATTCGCTTGCGATTCTGATATTTCTCTCACAGATCCCGTTTCTAATCGGTGTGCCGCCTGTTGTGTATGCGATTACGGCGGCGACCATCGGGATTGTGGTTCTTCTGCCAAAGGTTACAAAGGCAGTTCCGGCACCGCTTGTTGCAATTGCGGTTATGGCCGGAATTACCATTACTGCCGGGATTGATGTGTTAACGGTTGGTGATCTTGGCAATATTACACAGGCACTGCCTCTCTTTCATCTGCCGGCTGTGCCTCTGAATGTTGAGACTCTGCTTATTGTCCTGCCTTATTCGGTGACGCTTGTTATTGTGGGTCTTTTGGAGTCTCTTCTTACTGCGTCTATTGTTGATGAGATGACTGATACGAGGAGTGATAAGGACAGGGAGGTTAAGGGGCAGGGGATTTCCAATGTTGTTGCAGGTGTTTTTGGCGGGATGGCCGGCTGTGCAATGATTGGGCAGTCTGTCATTAATGTCACTTCCGGAGGAAGGGGCAGGCTTTCGTCGCTGACAGCCGGGCTTTTTCTGATTTTTCTGATTATTGTTCTTGGTGATCTTGTGGCTCAGATCCCTATGGCGGCTCTTGTCGGTGTGATGATTATGGTGGCTGTCGGGACTTTTGAGTGGAGTTCTTTAAAGGACCTCTTTAAGATGCCGAAGAGTGATGCCTTTGTTATGCTGGTCACTATCGCGATTGTTGTCTATACCCATGACCTTGCGAAGGGTGTTTTAACCGGAGTTGTGATAGCTGCACTTGCGATGGTCTGGAAGATGTCTGCAATTTCGGTATCCGGCAGTGTCAGGGGCGATGGTGTTAAGGTTTATAGTGTAAGGGGTCAGCTCTTCTTTGCAACGATGTCGGCTTTTGTTGATCTCTTTGATTATGCCGGCGATCCTGAAAGAATTGAGATTGATTTTGCCAGTTCGCATATCTGGGACCATTCTGCTGTTGAGGCGATTGTCCGGGTTATTGATAAGTACCAGCAGGAGGGCAAGTCGGTGTACGTGACCGGTTTAAATCCGGAAAGCCAGGAGACGCTTGATAAGGGCTTTTCGTGA
- a CDS encoding PAS domain S-box protein, translating to MMRKNGYIRGKIGVLFINYDPECLSETKNYLEKSGRISLYCAENAEEAIALLNKNPFDVIVSGFAPAYSTKKSSENVLLKYIKENNIRIPYIVFSGDCGEDAVAGSFNDGADFFVRRTGRPEDYYAELAGKIRFAAENRKRSSETDLFNQERLRLVLETTNDGIWDWDLKTGEAFFSPRCFTMLGYEPDEVPASYNTWRENVLPDDLGMAEKVVYDCIHNGRDGFDLEFRMKTKSGGIRWMRARGSVVSRDSDGKALRILGTHTDITDWKMADKALRESENKFRKLFDKASQIFFLFDLDGNFVDANEKATTTTGYTLDELLSMNVNDLDAESVIRNDRRNIWHKFPDDRDIYIETRHRRKDGTVYTAEVRATKLKIGDEHYVLSLVNDITERKKAEEAIYRSEKKYRDIFENSVTGLFKTTFNGEIFDVNNSFARMYGYPDAEEFLKSGKNAGNFYFDVRDREKVVNIISEDGSVTGYEAIHKKRDGTPFWVSISGRLLCDDNRKYCEGIIIDITERKKAEEALFLSNRKLKLLSGITRHDILNQVTVIRGIAGIIDDLEDEQEKTDYIGKIDSAARTIEENILFTKEYEQLGVNTPEWISVSGLTDRRSFGKLPVHNLCEDIMIYADPMLSKVFENMMDNTVRHGEKATEVYVRCRHDNNGGLVITWEDDGTGVPDEEKERIFQRGVGKNTGFGLFLTREILSITGISIKESGVFGSGARFEITVPADSWKKD from the coding sequence ATGATGAGAAAGAACGGGTATATCCGGGGGAAAATTGGAGTTCTTTTTATCAATTATGACCCTGAGTGCCTGTCGGAAACAAAAAATTATCTTGAAAAGTCAGGCAGAATATCTTTATATTGCGCTGAAAATGCAGAAGAAGCTATAGCTCTGCTAAATAAAAATCCATTCGATGTCATTGTATCCGGTTTTGCCCCGGCTTACTCCACCAAAAAATCATCAGAAAATGTTCTGCTTAAATACATAAAAGAGAACAATATCAGAATTCCATACATTGTTTTTTCCGGAGACTGCGGTGAAGATGCAGTTGCCGGGTCATTTAATGATGGGGCTGATTTCTTCGTCCGCAGGACCGGAAGGCCTGAGGATTACTACGCAGAACTTGCCGGAAAGATCAGATTTGCAGCTGAAAACAGGAAAAGATCCTCTGAAACAGATCTCTTTAACCAGGAGAGGCTTCGGCTTGTGCTTGAAACAACAAATGACGGGATATGGGACTGGGATCTGAAAACGGGAGAGGCATTCTTCAGTCCACGCTGCTTTACCATGCTTGGCTATGAACCGGATGAGGTGCCCGCATCATACAATACATGGAGGGAAAATGTCCTCCCTGATGACCTTGGAATGGCTGAAAAGGTCGTTTATGACTGCATCCACAATGGCAGGGACGGTTTTGATCTTGAGTTCCGGATGAAAACCAAAAGCGGTGGAATCCGGTGGATGAGGGCCAGGGGTAGTGTTGTAAGCAGGGACTCAGACGGAAAAGCTCTCCGGATTCTTGGGACGCATACTGATATTACCGACTGGAAAATGGCAGACAAGGCCCTTCGTGAAAGTGAGAATAAATTCCGGAAACTCTTTGACAAGGCCTCACAGATCTTTTTTTTATTTGATCTTGACGGAAATTTTGTGGATGCAAACGAAAAAGCGACAACTACAACAGGTTACACTCTTGATGAACTCCTCTCAATGAATGTCAATGATCTTGATGCCGAATCGGTAATCCGCAATGACAGAAGAAATATCTGGCATAAATTCCCGGATGACAGGGATATTTACATTGAGACGAGGCACCGCCGTAAGGACGGGACCGTTTACACAGCGGAGGTCCGGGCGACAAAGTTAAAAATCGGGGATGAGCATTATGTCCTGTCGCTTGTAAACGATATTACGGAGAGGAAAAAAGCGGAAGAGGCCATATACAGGAGTGAAAAAAAATACAGGGATATATTTGAGAATTCTGTTACCGGACTGTTCAAAACTACTTTCAATGGAGAGATATTTGATGTAAACAACTCTTTTGCCCGTATGTATGGTTATCCGGATGCAGAGGAGTTCCTGAAATCAGGGAAAAATGCAGGGAATTTTTATTTTGATGTCCGTGACAGGGAAAAGGTTGTAAATATTATTTCAGAAGACGGCAGTGTTACCGGTTATGAGGCAATCCATAAAAAAAGGGACGGCACGCCATTCTGGGTGTCAATTAGCGGAAGACTGCTCTGTGATGATAACCGGAAATACTGTGAAGGGATTATAATCGACATTACGGAGAGGAAAAAAGCAGAAGAGGCACTGTTTCTTTCAAACCGGAAGTTAAAACTGCTCTCCGGAATAACTAGGCATGATATCCTCAACCAGGTGACCGTTATCAGGGGCATTGCCGGCATAATTGATGACCTTGAGGATGAACAGGAAAAAACCGATTATATCGGAAAGATTGACAGTGCAGCCCGTACAATTGAAGAAAATATATTGTTTACAAAAGAGTATGAACAGCTTGGAGTCAATACACCTGAATGGATCTCAGTTTCAGGTTTAACTGACAGGAGGTCATTTGGGAAACTGCCGGTGCACAACCTCTGTGAAGATATTATGATATATGCCGATCCTATGCTCAGTAAAGTCTTTGAAAACATGATGGACAATACGGTCAGGCATGGTGAGAAGGCCACTGAGGTTTATGTCAGGTGCAGGCATGACAATAACGGGGGGCTTGTCATTACATGGGAGGACGACGGGACCGGCGTGCCTGATGAAGAGAAGGAGAGAATTTTTCAGAGAGGAGTTGGCAAAAACACAGGGTTTGGCCTTTTCCTGACAAGAGAGATCCTCTCCATTACCGGAATTTCAATAAAGGAGAGCGGGGTCTTTGGCAGCGGGGCACGGTTTGAGATCACAGTTCCGGCGGATTCCTGGAAAAAAGATTAG
- a CDS encoding ATP-binding protein — MSSLNSRWKSNKPEFIVIYGRRRVGKSELIDRFLNKKRGLRLLAREEARELQLRRFSVEVADYFNDDFLRKTGFSDWDSFFEYLYQKSDERIIIAIDEFPYLVKEDNALPSILQSFWDLKLKETKIFLILCGSSVRMMESMVMEYNSPLYGRRTGQVLLRPLHFIHIYDYIKDIKKAVNYYSVYGGIPAYITSLNVSQSIEESITENIFRKDSYLFRDIEFVLRSELSEPRYYFSILLSISNGNHSQGLITNDTGLSKGIVNKYLSTLIDLDLVKRKVPATVSKRCHRGLYYIKDNLFLFWFRFAYPNIMLIERDLGDAAVKNQVMPYFSDYTGLRFEEIVEDIFLSVNGRDVLPFLFTGYGSWWHKGEEIDGIYYSDSEDKILFCEYKWQDNVQADILLQKLKEKSQKVSWKKENRTEYFCLVARSFDSQDRHTPAFKTSGKKEINNNTVLLDINDIEALCRKASE; from the coding sequence ATGTCATCCTTAAACAGCAGATGGAAAAGCAATAAACCGGAATTTATCGTCATCTACGGGCGAAGAAGAGTTGGGAAATCAGAACTTATAGACAGATTCCTTAACAAAAAAAGAGGCCTTCGCCTGCTTGCAAGGGAAGAAGCCAGGGAACTTCAGCTGAGACGGTTTTCAGTGGAAGTTGCAGACTACTTCAATGACGACTTCCTCAGAAAAACAGGATTCTCAGACTGGGACTCCTTCTTTGAGTACCTGTACCAAAAATCTGATGAAAGAATAATAATCGCCATAGATGAATTCCCTTACCTCGTAAAGGAAGACAATGCACTGCCCTCCATCCTTCAGTCATTCTGGGACCTAAAACTTAAAGAGACAAAAATATTCCTGATACTCTGCGGCTCATCAGTCAGAATGATGGAATCAATGGTCATGGAATATAACAGCCCCCTTTACGGGAGAAGAACAGGACAGGTCCTGCTCAGGCCACTTCATTTTATCCACATTTATGATTATATCAAAGACATAAAAAAAGCCGTAAATTATTATTCTGTATATGGCGGAATTCCGGCTTACATCACCAGTCTTAACGTCAGTCAGAGTATTGAAGAGAGCATAACTGAAAATATCTTCAGAAAGGACTCCTATCTCTTCCGGGATATTGAGTTCGTGCTTAGAAGTGAACTCAGCGAACCCAGATATTACTTCTCAATACTCCTCTCGATATCAAACGGAAATCATTCGCAGGGCCTGATTACCAATGACACCGGACTTTCAAAGGGAATTGTAAACAAATATCTCTCAACACTCATCGACCTTGACCTCGTTAAAAGAAAAGTTCCTGCAACAGTCTCTAAGAGGTGCCACAGGGGATTATACTACATCAAAGATAACCTCTTTTTATTCTGGTTCAGATTTGCATACCCCAATATCATGCTGATAGAACGTGACCTTGGTGATGCTGCGGTTAAGAACCAGGTCATGCCATATTTCAGCGATTACACAGGACTTCGTTTTGAAGAGATTGTAGAAGATATTTTCCTTTCGGTAAACGGCAGAGATGTCCTGCCTTTTCTCTTCACCGGATACGGCAGCTGGTGGCATAAAGGTGAGGAGATTGACGGAATTTATTACTCAGACTCTGAAGACAAAATCCTGTTCTGTGAATACAAATGGCAGGACAATGTACAAGCTGACATTCTCCTCCAAAAACTCAAAGAAAAATCACAGAAAGTATCATGGAAAAAAGAGAACAGAACAGAATATTTCTGTCTTGTCGCCAGATCATTTGACAGTCAGGACCGGCACACACCAGCCTTCAAAACTTCCGGAAAAAAAGAGATTAATAATAACACAGTCCTGCTCGATATAAACGATATCGAAGCTTTATGCAGGAAAGCTTCAGAGTAA
- a CDS encoding antitoxin VapB family protein has product MSKTLSISDEAYDRLINWKKSDDESLSSVILRAIPKIRTPEELDELLSRIGSLSDEDADLMTKAVEED; this is encoded by the coding sequence ATGTCAAAGACGCTGAGCATCTCAGATGAAGCATATGATCGCCTTATTAACTGGAAAAAGAGTGATGATGAGAGTTTATCAAGTGTAATTTTAAGGGCTATTCCAAAAATCAGAACTCCGGAAGAATTAGATGAGTTACTCTCCCGAATAGGTTCTCTTTCGGATGAAGACGCTGATCTAATGACTAAAGCTGTTGAAGAGGATTAA
- a CDS encoding type II toxin-antitoxin system VapC family toxin, with the protein MIILDSTFLIDLIRSQNNVKHKSADNLLKEMIEEKKNFSTTFVNVYELYKGAYRTNDIEGSLYRINEVLNDIDIIENSEKYYKVYGRISAELERKGTPIGKFDELVAAIVLYNSAKLITNNSKDFEKILPPSDIINH; encoded by the coding sequence ATGATTATTCTTGACAGCACTTTTTTGATAGACTTAATAAGAAGTCAGAATAACGTTAAGCATAAAAGTGCTGATAATTTACTCAAAGAGATGATTGAGGAGAAAAAGAACTTTAGCACAACTTTTGTTAATGTTTATGAACTTTATAAAGGAGCTTACAGAACAAACGATATTGAGGGATCGCTTTACAGAATAAACGAAGTTCTAAATGATATTGATATTATAGAAAATTCTGAAAAATATTACAAGGTTTATGGGAGAATATCGGCAGAACTTGAGAGGAAGGGAACGCCTATTGGTAAATTCGATGAACTTGTTGCTGCAATTGTATTATATAATAGTGCAAAGCTCATTACAAACAATAGTAAAGATTTTGAAAAAATTCTCCCACCTTCAGATATAATAAACCATTAA
- a CDS encoding ATP-binding protein, whose product MNDVCVGDNNFNNIAARLKDALNISESQSEEISSEFGDFEKKIIARKDRYEIKKIFDNLLYVYIGQNIREQGILDTQIPNDILSNLQSLKLILDYNWESLKNFKSFVTSEKGERISKIFIQNRLLNFDKEGVNELNPLALYCVYNDCKSRNIPDYKKYDDLGFLLKISPEFKECDEAAIKLITDNGLGVGTLNYASTRGGETRDFEFVIAKEFDIGNYITVNSVLKKDLLEIIYDSKIHYRLFDLISAVNEGDNSISISYGDNKEKILEKIKPLDDSGIINLDGNSGDNEIRFYAGNSESEKNNAISGIKDIQKRIVEKINNKIADYQPGKINGVSESIISKKMGNAEDIPDVKEFEEILASVTSNNSNYDGIKVLLGKSGNGDVYWEPGKCANGHCLVIGGSGAGKTVTLRSIAYELAKQNYPVLLIDFHGDMAPDSSVKTYKIKEGDGYYFNPLELSNKFEDLTPLRATSDFVDAIKINFSSLGIQQIDRLTELITEGYNNNNPSSNKSAGEFNFDELNNKIFNSDDGKSDGLRAYLRGMSDYKLFSGNQKISVESFLEPGISHINLNSLPENLRNLFADLLLRKLYYSLQSLGNISEGDISDKDKFRIFVIVDEAKLLVSDKQGSKAVLNKYATELRKSGLGLILASQLIGHFNEEILANMSAKIFMKAETKEQANKNARHFNVDPKALLKFKPGEAEFVLNNEYQHLKIIPMSERLKE is encoded by the coding sequence ATGAATGATGTGTGCGTTGGAGATAATAATTTTAATAATATTGCTGCAAGATTGAAGGATGCCTTAAACATTTCAGAATCACAAAGTGAAGAGATTTCTTCTGAATTTGGTGATTTTGAAAAAAAGATAATCGCACGTAAAGATCGTTATGAGATAAAAAAAATATTTGATAATTTATTGTATGTATATATTGGGCAGAATATTCGTGAGCAGGGAATACTGGATACTCAGATTCCAAACGATATTTTAAGTAATCTTCAGTCATTAAAATTAATCTTGGATTATAACTGGGAATCTTTAAAAAATTTTAAAAGCTTTGTTACATCTGAAAAAGGAGAAAGGATCTCTAAAATATTTATTCAGAATCGGCTCTTAAATTTTGATAAGGAGGGAGTTAATGAATTAAATCCTTTGGCATTATATTGTGTATATAATGACTGTAAATCAAGGAATATACCAGATTATAAAAAATATGATGACCTTGGGTTTCTACTTAAAATAAGTCCGGAATTTAAGGAATGTGATGAAGCTGCTATTAAATTAATAACTGATAATGGATTGGGCGTCGGGACATTAAATTATGCATCCACAAGGGGTGGGGAAACCAGAGATTTTGAGTTTGTTATTGCAAAAGAATTTGATATTGGTAACTATATTACTGTAAATAGTGTTCTGAAAAAAGATTTACTGGAGATAATTTATGATTCTAAAATCCATTACCGATTGTTTGACTTAATAAGTGCAGTAAATGAAGGAGATAACAGTATTTCGATCTCTTACGGTGACAATAAAGAAAAAATTCTTGAAAAAATTAAACCATTGGATGATAGTGGAATAATAAATCTGGACGGGAATTCCGGAGATAATGAGATCCGTTTTTATGCCGGGAATTCGGAAAGTGAAAAGAACAATGCAATATCTGGTATTAAGGATATTCAGAAGCGGATTGTCGAAAAAATAAATAATAAAATAGCTGATTATCAGCCTGGTAAGATAAATGGCGTTTCTGAATCAATTATAAGCAAAAAAATGGGAAATGCTGAAGATATTCCTGATGTGAAAGAATTTGAGGAAATACTCGCTTCTGTTACATCCAATAATAGTAATTATGATGGAATAAAAGTACTTCTTGGGAAATCTGGTAATGGGGATGTATATTGGGAACCGGGTAAATGTGCCAATGGACATTGCCTTGTTATAGGTGGTTCCGGGGCCGGAAAAACTGTAACATTAAGATCTATTGCATATGAACTGGCAAAACAGAATTATCCCGTTCTTTTAATTGATTTCCATGGTGACATGGCCCCAGATTCTTCTGTAAAAACATATAAAATTAAGGAAGGAGATGGTTACTATTTTAATCCGCTTGAGTTAAGTAATAAATTTGAGGATCTCACTCCTCTAAGAGCGACTTCTGATTTTGTTGACGCTATAAAAATTAATTTTTCAAGTTTAGGTATTCAACAAATAGATAGATTAACAGAGTTGATAACTGAAGGTTACAATAATAATAACCCTTCAAGTAATAAGTCTGCTGGTGAATTTAATTTCGATGAATTAAACAATAAGATTTTTAATTCAGATGATGGTAAATCTGATGGACTAAGAGCATATTTAAGGGGTATGTCTGATTATAAACTATTTTCCGGAAATCAGAAAATATCTGTGGAAAGCTTTTTAGAACCGGGAATTAGTCATATTAACTTAAATAGTTTGCCGGAAAATTTAAGGAATCTTTTTGCAGACTTATTATTGAGGAAATTATATTACTCGTTGCAGAGTTTGGGGAATATTTCAGAGGGAGATATTTCCGATAAAGATAAATTTAGGATATTTGTAATTGTTGATGAGGCAAAATTATTAGTCAGTGATAAACAGGGTTCAAAAGCTGTTTTAAATAAATATGCGACTGAATTAAGGAAATCTGGCTTGGGACTAATCCTTGCTTCTCAGTTGATTGGACATTTTAATGAAGAAATTCTGGCTAATATGTCAGCAAAAATATTTA